The following are encoded in a window of Microcaecilia unicolor chromosome 14, aMicUni1.1, whole genome shotgun sequence genomic DNA:
- the LOC115457968 gene encoding olfactory receptor 11H6-like, translated as MQGGNQTYVKEFILHGLTINERLQAVLFTLFLVIYTLTLTGNITIIMLVCSNTSLHKPMYIFLGNLSFVEIWYTTTTVPKMLSGLLSRINSISFNGCFLQFYFFFCCGAIECSLLAVMGYDRYLAICHPLRYNILMSNKKCYFFVASCWIGAFLWSLFPVILISKFPFCGPNEINHFLCDPGPLLELSCVRYYSTEVGLTVYIALLVFITFSFTFISYASIIQTILRIPSASGRRKAFSTCASHLIVVSIFFGCVMYMYIRPSGNHPFPIDKVIAVFYTVVTPLLNPVIYTLRNKEVLVAMKKVLRL; from the coding sequence ATGCAAGGAGGAAACCAAACCTATGTGAAAGAATTTATTCTTCATGGACTCACCATTAATGAGCGATTGCAGGCTGTTCTATTTACACTGTTCTTAGTAATATACACTCTCACGTTGACAGGAAATATAACCATTATCATGTTGGTATGCTCTAACACTTCACTCCACAAACCTATGTACATTTTCCTGGGCAATCTATCTTTCGTTGAAATCTGGTACACAACTACTACTGTTCCAAAAATGCTTTCCGGCCTACTGTCTAGAATTAACTCTATATCATTCAATGGTTGCTTCTTACAATTTTATTTCTTCTTCTGTTGTGGTGCAATTGAGTGTTCCCTTCTCGCCGTCATGGGTTATGATCGATATCTAGCCATCTGCCACCCTCTCCGCTACAATATCTTAATGAGCAATAAGAAATGTTACTTCTTTGTTGCTTCATGCTGGATTGGTGcatttctgtggtctttgtttcCTGTAATATTAATATCAAAATTCCCATTCTGTGGACCAAATGAGATTAATCATTTCCTGTGTGATCCAGGGCCCCTTCTGGAACTCTCTTGTGTGAGGTACTATTCAACAGAAGTGGGCCTTACTGTATATATTGCCCTTTTGGTCTTCATTACTTTTTCATTTACCTTCATCTCATATGCTTCCATTATACAAACCATATTAAGAATCCCGTCCGCATCTGGGCGCCGTAAGGCCTTCTCTACTTGTGCCTCCCACCTCATTGTGGTGTCCATTTTTTTTGGATGCGTTATGTATATGTATATTAGGCCTTCAGGGAATCACCCGTTTCCCATAGATAAGGTAATAGCTGTGTTCTACACGGTTGTGACTCCTCTACTTAATCCAGTAATCTACACCTTAAGGAACAAGGAGGTCTTGGTGGCAATGAAGAAGGTGTTAAGATTGTGA